A single genomic interval of Lewinellaceae bacterium harbors:
- a CDS encoding T9SS type A sorting domain-containing protein produces MTQEYYSHSFSFTGKLKIGNALTIGLFLLALVSGNSELSAQVVSGYPCLIKGNCTYPADPDNCGYGIRFRSGYDNRTVCMSYCTTADSIEKQFINYMDSLLSPNNHCQNIRLAGIDVTIVSGGTFNSSFNVHVDDYPGGEGQIPLPLTCGGTVRYTFFLAGTCQNTDCDDVESVNQAVLILRVIPLPTPEVPSNDTAYTCQDNITNTFQTWLDEFTDGSNDLFNYATCDVRRGPLCNLKTRVQVFFADDPGRGWNQACFINENIVACMRRTLISQLRPSDTICGNRITIRITNSDEIYQSCGDSVREATFTIIDRCPPTITCLTQFIDIDPNNNCEYVIGDYASDPWVSATDDCNSMIGGMDVVLSQIPAPNTETFTSSGYLTFVATDAAGNSSTCRVVVTDAKIGVAKNLDTVYQRRTTDGLIEACFSVKVQNLGLDTLYPVDLYDTLYFHTEVTGGSLTYDGAAIDPVFAYRYSGDTTFVFAEGAKLAPGEYYIISYCVIAPATHFKNADGSVLCNSAVVHADNLVRDTMGLLVSTTSVMDRSENGDQIELDIFCNASNDDCTPVYVPGIGLAKNLDSVVQVPNEPGIFQVYTSLIIKSIGNDPLQNITLTDHLPAQGFIEVDTVLLVDHPGTTSLDSYFYPNNEGFIIFGGILQTGDSMIVQIVSQYRAYEALDVSGMIICNTAYATGVGVSSIVSAIDTSQAGTLIDPDFDWDPANNNECTPLPMPSISAVKDYTIDSVFCDPILGELFAVTFTYSVVNTGNVPLDSVCLTDDLVTQLGAVLIDQEASVYGNSANCTDLTVSPASDTIFWYACTPLLPNDSIWASKSVILDAKASGAPVPLMNQARVVAWDTLGKKFIADLSDAGDQPKSNNPTHFADQGTDNDPTQVRLPLLGVAKWVDSVRLVMTPDSVGNFDVTYKIKVKNIGNTPLDSVLLVEDLDGQLGPAYMIPPDPMVTVTNGTGNASYNGTTNDTLLSPSANKLGVDDSIVVCLKIMVNPNAMGASDTLLNQAYAWAVDTVSGYTTEDYSDAGMDAEGTNGEGECDDPTLVQLKDINVSKQILRVTTYRQDSLPGVAAVEFQVLIKNKGNVPFYDLMLVDSIADQLGSALVAVLEPPSIHEPPQLINGVVTSLNGTSYLPTIQDFPKILDGTMVLDTLERDSFIDVRFTLLIDPNAVGAPSPLKNQAVVMGNTIIGDHTDRSDTGPDPESSNGGEEGDTGGEHDPTCVNVPMVNLNKNLDHVEDSPALGNFRAVYHLTITNTGNTPLDSLSLTDDIMTQFGIYFQNVVSVGVLSSNATAGVDVDPGYDGTAGSNMLIPSDATYLEPGQQITIELKVEIDPVIGNLTADTLYNQSEVWARGVSPSGIEINGNDGLVDAYGRVIWTHDLSDPGVDPDGLNPGAPGDQGTGNDPTIIPPCWTNCDGACEDLVNVSLGSDCQTFLTGGVLIQGKDPYCVQLGFYAVTSIKDRNGNPVSNPVTADYRGQELYVTVENIVCENSCWGIVKVEDKMPPQIVCTNDTISCLQMAEREDLIELSDNCMEYPPKLEVLEKQWTSLGCDDREFIGYLARKVRATDVWGNYNECRDTLFVRKETIDSLVCGPDTLIECTTEVVRNGKTVELLWNTGKNGDTYLDAEGYAHPWPTNGYGYFPAPYLKSTQPGQEPGYLLPLQTDAGPDFTNTGKCQIVFDYEDHIVPTCGKSYKIRRTWHIYDWCGRRDTTCVQWFKITDTTAPVIESKYLYAMGNECSDVPRVLLDRAASLEALTACAILEAEVDPHDCKATVILTDPRAWVLKDCDDQIEVYYEIEYVDPTHPGKVLLESGNIAEGETAHVYLPTGWHNVVYHIRDQCWNETLLLQGISVYDNTPPTPVCDEITQVTLDPEKCWARVYAKDLDDGSHDNCCDQLHFAVANMDSIMYWRDYWKSYIINCVGESNYETGKDFYVTLIEEWINIFVFDDYIDVSECGSEQLVLRVYEACDLPVYDAHTFFAGEHKWYWWNHSYYFQMWYLWRLDEYIQYKNPRMDISCFEAVSTTYAFYDVLQIGYGLKIGEHFDTNPLLAEYGYFGCPTADLPASSLLEIQLPELSNSHTPVPFSLCGWSPYMTKDQQDWSQRVLEPYRTEAEITKRLNLTTPYYTPVRYSDCMIEVLKDDKTPPVVVAPEDVTVYCDGVPYWWTLTKPYAGGTKTATVNGHGASFTHDVCEGEDALQTYCSSPDVYPAGTNTSGDLAEGPVCCVEIPWDGGDFGYYGGSVCGEYSYAGGVNCDEYSYWYHDHNWQPIYCRLWLMLDKYDNPDGGHPNPQSYFDETAEDWVITDNCWAPETEVEYSGSLNECGVGTLTKTVTATDKCGNTAYDTQTLYVKPRSDFEVIFPEDVVVNCTDPGSLAADRTGAGYPEINDDDCELIGVTYSDERYDVTEGCYKILRTWKLIDWCVYSPDLHSRYPDVIVDDRLVASESRCCIHRNLKDDGDGYMTYLQVIKVIDDEAPVIVCNELAETCILDNNCDAATVRYELLASGTDNCAAEDEIQYRYTVLAEETTPVAYGQGHELTAELVVGTYGVWLVGKDRCGNEDSCYTTFTIRDCKNPTPYCYHGIATVVMSPSGEVEVWATDFDAGSYDNCTTADNLILSFTEDGETPSITFTCADIPDGRSQEIEVEIWVIDEAGNKDFCTTTLLLQDNTGNACQDSSPLTESGSGVASSGQKVKGEGTRTPELNQNTPNPFSGETKIGFWLPESMTATLKVMDVTGKELYRVTGSYSGGNHLITLEAGSIPEVKGVLFYQLETERGVLNRRMVKVD; encoded by the coding sequence ATGACCCAGGAATATTACTCACATTCTTTCAGTTTTACGGGAAAATTAAAAATAGGAAATGCATTAACTATTGGTCTGTTCCTACTTGCCCTGGTATCGGGTAATTCGGAGCTGTCTGCACAGGTTGTAAGTGGCTATCCCTGTTTAATAAAAGGAAATTGTACCTATCCTGCGGACCCTGACAACTGTGGATATGGGATACGGTTTCGTAGCGGCTATGACAATCGTACCGTTTGCATGTCCTATTGCACCACCGCTGATTCCATTGAAAAGCAGTTCATCAATTACATGGATAGTCTGCTGTCTCCGAATAACCATTGCCAGAATATCCGTTTAGCCGGGATCGATGTAACCATAGTATCCGGTGGGACATTTAACTCGAGTTTTAATGTTCATGTAGACGATTATCCTGGGGGTGAGGGACAAATTCCTTTACCACTGACCTGTGGAGGAACAGTAAGGTATACTTTCTTTTTGGCCGGTACCTGTCAGAATACAGACTGCGATGATGTCGAATCGGTCAATCAGGCGGTGTTAATCCTCAGGGTTATACCATTGCCAACACCGGAGGTGCCATCTAATGATACAGCCTATACCTGCCAGGATAATATCACCAATACATTTCAAACCTGGTTGGATGAATTTACAGATGGCTCGAATGATTTATTTAATTATGCTACCTGTGATGTGCGCAGAGGGCCTCTCTGTAATCTAAAAACACGTGTTCAGGTATTTTTTGCAGATGATCCAGGCCGCGGTTGGAATCAGGCTTGTTTTATCAATGAAAATATTGTAGCGTGTATGCGTCGAACGCTGATAAGCCAACTGCGACCTTCGGACACCATTTGCGGTAATCGCATCACCATTCGGATTACCAACAGCGATGAAATTTACCAATCCTGTGGAGATTCGGTGCGAGAAGCTACCTTTACCATCATCGATCGATGTCCTCCAACCATCACCTGTCTAACTCAATTTATTGACATTGATCCCAATAACAATTGTGAATATGTGATAGGTGATTATGCGTCTGATCCCTGGGTCTCCGCCACAGATGATTGCAACTCAATGATCGGTGGAATGGACGTTGTCCTATCTCAAATACCCGCACCAAATACAGAGACCTTCACCAGCAGTGGCTATCTCACCTTTGTAGCTACCGATGCCGCAGGAAATTCATCTACGTGCCGGGTGGTGGTAACCGATGCAAAAATTGGAGTTGCAAAAAACCTGGATACCGTTTATCAGCGAAGAACAACGGATGGGCTGATCGAAGCTTGTTTCAGTGTAAAAGTTCAAAACCTGGGTTTAGACACCCTTTACCCGGTGGATCTTTACGATACACTTTATTTTCACACCGAGGTAACAGGGGGAAGCCTGACCTATGACGGCGCTGCGATAGACCCGGTGTTTGCGTACCGCTATAGCGGAGATACCACCTTTGTTTTCGCAGAGGGTGCAAAGCTTGCTCCTGGAGAATACTACATCATTTCTTACTGTGTGATCGCTCCTGCCACCCATTTCAAAAATGCAGATGGATCTGTGTTATGTAATTCTGCAGTAGTCCATGCAGATAATCTGGTTCGTGACACCATGGGACTGCTCGTATCAACTACTTCGGTTATGGATCGATCGGAGAATGGTGATCAGATCGAGCTGGATATCTTTTGTAACGCATCCAACGACGATTGTACACCGGTGTACGTTCCGGGCATCGGATTGGCCAAGAATCTCGACAGTGTCGTTCAGGTGCCCAATGAGCCTGGCATATTTCAGGTCTACACGAGCTTAATAATTAAAAGTATAGGCAATGACCCACTTCAGAACATCACATTGACCGATCATCTTCCAGCGCAAGGATTTATTGAGGTAGATACAGTGCTTTTAGTAGATCATCCGGGAACCACTTCACTGGATTCCTATTTCTATCCAAATAATGAAGGATTTATCATTTTTGGTGGTATCCTACAAACTGGTGATTCAATGATCGTTCAGATTGTAAGTCAATACAGGGCTTACGAGGCATTGGATGTAAGCGGAATGATCATTTGCAATACTGCTTATGCGACTGGTGTAGGAGTTTCCAGCATCGTAAGTGCCATTGATACCTCTCAGGCAGGGACTTTGATCGACCCGGACTTCGATTGGGATCCGGCAAATAACAACGAATGCACGCCACTGCCGATGCCCAGCATCAGCGCAGTGAAAGACTATACGATCGATTCGGTGTTCTGTGATCCAATATTGGGTGAGTTATTTGCAGTAACTTTTACGTACAGTGTGGTTAACACCGGCAACGTGCCATTGGATAGTGTCTGCCTGACGGACGATTTAGTCACCCAGTTGGGAGCTGTATTGATCGATCAGGAAGCATCGGTATACGGGAACAGTGCCAACTGTACGGACCTGACGGTTTCACCGGCATCCGACACGATCTTTTGGTATGCATGTACTCCGTTGCTACCCAATGACAGCATCTGGGCCAGCAAATCGGTGATCCTTGACGCAAAAGCGTCCGGAGCTCCGGTACCATTAATGAACCAGGCGAGGGTAGTGGCTTGGGACACGTTGGGTAAAAAGTTTATAGCAGACCTGTCGGATGCAGGAGATCAGCCTAAGAGCAATAATCCAACTCATTTTGCGGACCAGGGTACGGATAATGATCCAACCCAGGTACGGTTGCCCCTACTGGGGGTAGCCAAATGGGTGGACAGTGTTCGTCTGGTGATGACACCGGATTCGGTGGGTAACTTTGACGTGACCTATAAGATCAAGGTTAAAAACATCGGGAATACGCCATTAGACTCGGTATTGCTGGTTGAGGATCTGGACGGCCAGCTTGGTCCTGCGTATATGATCCCGCCGGATCCCATGGTAACAGTAACCAATGGCACCGGAAATGCTTCCTACAACGGTACTACAAACGATACATTATTAAGCCCATCGGCGAATAAACTTGGGGTGGATGACAGCATCGTGGTATGCCTGAAGATTATGGTGAATCCCAATGCCATGGGCGCCTCGGACACCCTGCTCAATCAAGCATATGCCTGGGCCGTAGATACGGTATCGGGCTATACCACGGAAGACTATTCGGATGCCGGAATGGATGCCGAAGGAACCAATGGGGAGGGGGAATGCGACGATCCTACTCTGGTACAATTAAAAGACATCAACGTATCGAAGCAGATCCTGCGTGTGACCACTTACCGACAGGATTCACTTCCGGGTGTTGCAGCCGTTGAATTCCAGGTGCTGATCAAGAACAAGGGGAATGTTCCATTTTATGATCTGATGCTGGTGGATTCGATCGCCGATCAATTGGGATCGGCCCTGGTTGCTGTTCTGGAACCGCCCAGTATTCACGAGCCACCGCAGTTGATCAACGGGGTGGTGACCAGCCTGAATGGGACCTCCTATCTGCCCACCATACAGGATTTCCCGAAGATACTGGATGGCACCATGGTGCTGGATACTCTGGAAAGGGATTCTTTTATCGATGTACGATTTACTTTGCTGATTGATCCAAACGCTGTCGGAGCACCTTCACCGTTAAAAAATCAGGCTGTGGTGATGGGTAATACCATCATCGGTGACCACACCGACCGCAGCGATACCGGACCGGATCCGGAGAGCTCGAATGGAGGTGAAGAAGGAGATACCGGCGGGGAGCACGATCCAACCTGCGTGAATGTACCCATGGTCAACCTGAATAAGAATCTGGATCATGTGGAAGACAGCCCGGCACTGGGTAACTTCCGGGCAGTCTATCATTTGACCATAACCAATACAGGGAATACGCCTCTTGACAGTCTGAGCCTTACGGACGATATAATGACACAGTTTGGTATCTACTTCCAAAATGTCGTTAGCGTCGGGGTACTTTCGTCGAATGCTACGGCTGGTGTTGATGTTGATCCAGGTTATGACGGAACCGCAGGATCGAACATGCTTATTCCTTCGGATGCTACCTATCTGGAACCTGGTCAGCAGATCACCATTGAATTGAAAGTGGAGATTGATCCGGTGATCGGTAATTTAACGGCAGATACGTTGTACAATCAGTCGGAGGTATGGGCCAGAGGGGTAAGTCCAAGCGGTATAGAGATCAATGGTAACGACGGCCTGGTCGATGCTTATGGCCGGGTGATCTGGACCCATGACCTGTCGGACCCTGGAGTTGATCCGGATGGTCTGAACCCCGGAGCTCCGGGTGATCAGGGTACCGGCAATGATCCGACCATCATCCCACCTTGCTGGACGAATTGCGATGGCGCCTGTGAGGACCTGGTGAATGTATCGTTAGGAAGTGATTGTCAGACCTTTCTCACCGGTGGCGTGCTGATTCAGGGGAAAGATCCCTATTGTGTGCAACTGGGCTTCTATGCAGTCACATCCATCAAAGACCGTAATGGTAATCCGGTATCCAATCCGGTGACCGCGGATTACCGGGGGCAGGAGTTGTATGTCACGGTGGAAAATATTGTATGCGAAAACAGCTGTTGGGGCATAGTCAAAGTGGAAGACAAAATGCCACCACAAATTGTGTGTACCAACGATACGATCAGCTGTCTGCAAATGGCAGAAAGGGAAGACCTGATTGAGTTGTCGGACAATTGTATGGAATACCCACCTAAGTTGGAAGTACTTGAAAAGCAATGGACAAGTCTGGGTTGCGATGACCGTGAATTTATCGGTTACCTGGCGCGTAAAGTAAGGGCAACAGACGTGTGGGGCAATTACAACGAATGCCGCGATACCCTTTTTGTACGCAAGGAAACCATTGACAGCCTGGTCTGCGGTCCGGATACGCTGATCGAATGCACGACCGAAGTGGTCCGCAATGGCAAGACCGTAGAATTATTGTGGAATACCGGCAAAAACGGCGATACCTATCTGGATGCCGAGGGATATGCCCATCCCTGGCCTACGAATGGATATGGCTATTTCCCGGCGCCTTATCTGAAGAGCACGCAACCAGGACAGGAACCTGGTTATTTATTGCCACTTCAAACCGATGCAGGGCCTGATTTTACCAATACCGGCAAATGCCAGATCGTATTTGATTACGAAGATCACATCGTGCCGACCTGTGGCAAGTCTTATAAGATCCGCCGGACCTGGCACATCTATGATTGGTGTGGCCGGCGTGATACGACCTGTGTGCAGTGGTTCAAGATCACGGACACCACAGCTCCGGTCATTGAGAGTAAATATCTGTACGCAATGGGCAACGAGTGTTCTGATGTGCCGAGAGTACTTCTTGATAGAGCGGCAAGCCTGGAAGCTTTGACGGCATGTGCTATCCTTGAAGCCGAGGTAGATCCGCATGACTGCAAAGCAACGGTCATCCTGACTGATCCACGTGCCTGGGTACTGAAAGACTGTGATGACCAGATAGAGGTCTACTATGAGATTGAATACGTAGATCCGACCCATCCGGGTAAAGTCTTGCTGGAATCCGGAAACATCGCGGAAGGGGAGACGGCTCATGTTTACCTGCCGACTGGCTGGCACAACGTAGTATACCACATACGTGACCAGTGCTGGAACGAAACCTTGTTGCTGCAGGGTATCAGCGTCTACGACAACACACCGCCGACGCCGGTGTGTGATGAGATCACTCAGGTGACCCTGGATCCGGAGAAATGCTGGGCCCGCGTTTATGCGAAAGACCTGGACGATGGCAGCCACGACAACTGCTGTGACCAGCTTCATTTTGCAGTGGCCAATATGGACAGTATCATGTATTGGCGGGATTACTGGAAGTCATACATCATCAACTGTGTCGGTGAATCCAATTATGAGACAGGCAAAGATTTTTACGTTACGCTAATTGAAGAATGGATTAATATATTCGTCTTTGACGATTACATCGATGTATCGGAATGCGGTAGCGAACAATTGGTCTTACGGGTGTATGAAGCTTGTGATTTGCCGGTCTATGATGCGCATACATTTTTTGCCGGTGAACACAAATGGTATTGGTGGAATCACTCCTATTATTTCCAGATGTGGTATTTGTGGCGATTGGATGAATACATCCAATACAAGAATCCCCGTATGGATATAAGTTGTTTTGAAGCAGTATCGACAACATACGCATTTTATGATGTTCTACAGATTGGGTATGGTTTGAAAATCGGTGAGCACTTCGATACCAATCCGCTCTTGGCAGAATATGGTTATTTTGGGTGCCCAACTGCCGACTTGCCTGCCAGCTCACTTTTAGAAATTCAATTACCTGAATTGTCCAACAGCCATACGCCGGTACCCTTTTCCTTGTGCGGGTGGTCACCCTATATGACAAAAGATCAGCAGGATTGGTCTCAGCGTGTATTGGAACCATATCGTACAGAAGCTGAAATCACGAAACGCCTTAATCTGACCACACCTTATTATACCCCGGTTCGATACAGCGACTGCATGATTGAGGTGCTGAAGGATGACAAGACACCGCCGGTGGTTGTAGCTCCTGAAGATGTGACGGTTTACTGCGATGGTGTTCCCTACTGGTGGACGTTGACGAAGCCCTATGCCGGCGGTACGAAGACCGCCACGGTGAATGGGCATGGCGCCTCCTTTACGCATGATGTATGTGAAGGAGAGGATGCCTTGCAGACGTATTGTTCCAGTCCTGACGTATATCCGGCGGGAACAAATACATCCGGAGACCTTGCTGAAGGGCCGGTATGCTGTGTGGAGATCCCCTGGGATGGCGGAGACTTCGGCTACTACGGAGGCTCGGTCTGTGGGGAATACAGCTATGCCGGTGGGGTGAACTGTGATGAATACAGTTACTGGTATCACGATCACAACTGGCAGCCGATCTACTGCCGCTTGTGGCTGATGCTGGATAAATACGACAACCCGGACGGTGGACACCCGAACCCGCAAAGTTACTTTGATGAGACGGCGGAAGACTGGGTGATCACGGACAACTGCTGGGCGCCGGAAACGGAAGTGGAATACAGTGGAAGCCTGAACGAATGTGGGGTAGGGACGCTGACCAAGACGGTGACGGCCACCGACAAGTGTGGTAACACCGCGTACGACACGCAGACGCTTTATGTGAAGCCACGCTCCGACTTTGAGGTGATCTTCCCGGAAGATGTAGTGGTGAATTGTACCGACCCGGGCAGCCTGGCGGCAGACCGCACGGGAGCAGGTTATCCGGAGATCAACGACGACGACTGTGAGCTGATCGGGGTGACGTACTCAGATGAGCGCTACGATGTGACGGAAGGTTGTTACAAGATCTTAAGGACGTGGAAGCTGATCGACTGGTGTGTTTATTCACCGGATCTGCACAGCCGTTATCCGGATGTGATCGTCGACGACCGGTTGGTAGCGAGTGAGAGCAGATGCTGCATCCACCGCAACCTGAAAGATGACGGCGATGGATACATGACCTATCTGCAGGTGATCAAGGTGATCGACGATGAAGCGCCGGTGATTGTATGCAATGAGCTGGCCGAGACCTGCATCCTGGACAACAACTGCGATGCAGCGACGGTCCGGTATGAGTTGCTGGCCTCAGGCACAGACAACTGTGCCGCTGAAGACGAGATCCAATACCGCTATACGGTATTGGCGGAGGAGACCACGCCGGTAGCCTACGGACAAGGCCATGAATTAACAGCAGAACTGGTGGTAGGTACCTATGGTGTCTGGCTGGTAGGTAAGGACCGTTGTGGCAACGAGGACAGCTGCTACACGACATTTACGATAAGAGACTGCAAGAACCCAACCCCCTATTGTTACCATGGCATCGCCACGGTGGTGATGAGTCCATCGGGCGAAGTGGAAGTATGGGCTACGGACTTTGATGCGGGCAGCTACGACAACTGTACCACGGCCGACAACCTGATCCTGAGCTTCACGGAAGATGGCGAAACGCCAAGTATCACATTCACCTGTGCCGATATCCCGGATGGACGTTCCCAGGAGATCGAGGTGGAGATCTGGGTCATCGACGAGGCCGGTAACAAAGACTTCTGTACAACGACGTTGCTGCTACAGGATAACACTGGCAATGCCTGCCAGGACAGCAGTCCGTTGACAGAGTCGGGATCCGGAGTAGCATCATCGGGACAAAAGGTAAAAGGAGAAGGGACAAGGACCCCAGAACTCAATCAGAATACGCCAAACCCATTCAGCGGGGAGACGAAGATCGGCTTCTGGTTGCCGGAAAGCATGACAGCCACCCTGAAGGTGATGGATGTGACAGGTAAGGAGCTCTACCGGGTGACCGGTAGTTATTCAGGCGGTAATCATTTGATCACGCTGGAAGCTGGCAGCATCCCGGAAGTGAAAGGAGTGTTATTTTACCAACTGGAAACGGAAAGAGGCGTATTGAACAGAAGGATGGTCAAGGTGGATTAA